The following coding sequences lie in one Cryptococcus neoformans var. neoformans B-3501A chromosome 2, whole genome shotgun sequence genomic window:
- a CDS encoding hypothetical protein (HMMPfam hit to Glyco_tran_28_C, Glycosyltransferase family 28 C-terminal domain, score: 64.1, E(): 3.7e-16) — MAHPFTLLVTVGSTLFPSLTSHVLLPTFLSLLQSLGVQRLVVQYGRAELKLQDDVKQTLNIDSQGDGIGVWSDNDGDRVRDEKQNGMVVEVMRFTNDFEGLVGKSDAVISHAGSGSILTVLRRAPPIPLLVVPNRSLMDDHQSELADALYKDGYVMVASVEDLEEKVQPFLKIWPSQAKLFPETRKEVFREVVDDLMGYD, encoded by the exons ATGGCCCACcccttcaccctcctcgTCACAGTCGGATCTACCCTTTTCCCGTCCCTCACCTCCCACGTCCTCTTACCGAcgttcctctcccttcttcaatctctcgGCGTTCAGCGACTTGTCGTTCAGTACGGACGGGCAGAGCTCAAGCTGCAGGATGATGTCAAACAAACGCTCAACATAGATTCACAAGGCGATGGGATAGGGGTATGGAGCGATAATGATGGTGACAGGGTTAGGGACGAGAAGCAAAACGGGATGGTAGTGGAAGTGATGAGGTTTACGAACGACTTTGAGGGGTTAGTGGGAAAGTCCGATGCGGTGATCAGTCATGCAG GTTCTGGATCTATCCTTACCGTGCTTCGTCGAGCACCCCCGATACCTCTACTTGTCGTGCCCAATCGAAGTCTTATGGATGATCACCAGTCAGAGCTGGCTGATGCGCTTTACAAAGATGGTTACGTCATGGTTGCTTCCGTAGA GGACCTTGAAGAGAAAGTGCAGCCGTTCTTGAAGATATGGCCCAGTCAAGCGAAGTTGTTTCCAGAGACGCGGAAGGAGGTTTTCAGAGAGGTCGTTGACGACCTTATGGGCTATGATTAG
- a CDS encoding hypothetical protein (Match to ESTs gb|CF193279.1|CF193279, gb|CF190779.1|CF190779, gb|CF183933.1|CF183933), which produces MPRSSRSSARPSAPSHSSASQTRGAHTAAYPAQHAPAPPQTAHVQQQRQPGLLAQAASTMGGAVAGSVVGHGISNMIFGGSGHQAAPAPAAEQAPVNQQQFGASCDIQAKDFTKCLEATNGDMQSCGYYLEALKACQAAARPY; this is translated from the exons ATGCCCCGATCC TCTCGATCTTCTGCCCGTCCCTCAGCTCCCTCCCACTCCTCTGCCTCCCAGACCCGAGGCGCCCACACCGCCGCTTACCCTGCTCAACATGCTCCTGCCCCACCTCAAACCGCTCACGTCCAGCAACAACGTCAGCCCGGTCTTCTCGCCCAAGCGGCGTCTACCATGGGTGGCGCTGTCGCCGGTTCCGTCGTCGGACACGGTATCTCCAACATGATCTTcggtggaagtggacacCAGGCTGCGCCTGCGCCTGCTGCCGAGCAGGCTCCTGTGAACCAGCAGCAATTTGGCGCCAGCTGTGATATCCAGGCCAAGG ACTTCACCAAGTGCCTCGAGGCTACCAATGGTGACATGCAATCTTGTGGCTATTACCTCGAAGCCCTCA AGGCCTGCCAGGCTGCCGCTCGTCCTTATTAA
- a CDS encoding hypothetical protein (HMMPfam hit to Seleno_W_rel, Selenoprotein W-related family, score: 89.3, E(): 9.7e-24) encodes MPENCKDCDQCPTQPASSMAMSRGVIAPECSLPGADVVSVSTPSYVSPQTQAQDQTEVQPRLEIGAGEAKVEGIENKDEEGTGTSTPSASASATATTLAGQEFKAPDLREVKPSVIIEFCDRCRWAPRATWIQTELFLTFPNPILRSITLMPLNAPETGGRFRVWVDVGKGKGDELAWDRKTEGGFPELKVLKQRIRNLVQPDMGLGHSDVHGKNGEAK; translated from the exons ATGCCTGAGAACTGTAAAGACTGCGATCAATGCCCCACGCAGCCTGCTTCTAGTATGGCCATGTCCCGAGGTGTGATCGCGCCCGAGTGCAGTCTCCCTGGTGCAGACGTCGTCTCTGTTTCAACTCCTTCCTATGTATCTCCTCAAACTCAGGCTCAGGATCAGACTGAGGTGCAGCCCCGCTTGGAAATCGGAGCTGGGGAAGCGAAGGTCGAGGGCATTGAGAAcaaggacgaagaagggacCGGAACTTCTACACCATCGGCATCGGCTTCAGCAACGGCGACAACGCTGGCTGGACAAGAATTCAAAGCCCCAGATTTAAGAGAGGTGAAGCCTAGTGTGATTATCGAGTTTTGTGATCGATGCAGGTG GGCTCCACGCGCAACATGGATCCAAACCGAGCTATTCCTCACTTTCCCCAACCCTATCCTGAGGAGTATAACCCTAATGCCGCTTAATGCTCCTGAAACAGGGGGCAGGTTTAGAGTTTGGGTTGATgttgggaagggaaagggagatgaATTGGCTTGGGATCGAAAG ACGGAAGGAGGTTTCCCAGAGTTGAAGGTTTTGAAACAGAGGATAAGGAATTTGGTGCAGCCTGATATGGGTTTGGGACATTCTGATGTTCATGGGAAGAATGGTGAAGCCAAGTGA